The Polaromonas naphthalenivorans CJ2 genome has a window encoding:
- a CDS encoding LysR family transcriptional regulator, translated as MEIRFTPSLLAWLRCFEATVRYRSFTKAASELCVTQGAVSQQVKHLEDWLQRPLLLRTPRLLVPTPEGQWLAVVLRESFQAIEGTLIQLRRKQEDLTTALSCAPSFAMGWLTPRLGEFFRAHPDVNLRVIGEFHALDRERMARDDVVAAVRYDLGEYRDLQATAFLDEWLIPVASPVFLSAHPQLQTKADLRAPMLLHDTSPWVGAGPFEEWEHWLGHVGADVPQLAQGHHYNLSQLAIGAALAGQGIAMGRAALVFDDLAAGRLVAPFTQPVRSRASYFFLSGMDPSPHVMLVQGWLAAQAAVFRGRRDALLVGLAAALHAQ; from the coding sequence ATGGAAATCCGCTTCACTCCTTCACTGCTTGCATGGTTACGGTGCTTCGAGGCAACAGTTCGATACCGCAGCTTCACCAAGGCCGCCTCGGAGTTGTGCGTGACCCAAGGCGCCGTCAGCCAGCAGGTCAAGCATCTGGAGGACTGGTTGCAGCGCCCCCTGCTTTTGCGTACGCCGCGCTTGCTGGTACCAACCCCCGAAGGCCAGTGGCTGGCCGTGGTACTGCGCGAGTCGTTCCAGGCCATCGAAGGCACCTTGATCCAGCTGCGCAGGAAGCAGGAAGACTTGACCACCGCGCTGAGTTGCGCGCCTTCCTTCGCGATGGGCTGGCTGACACCGCGCCTGGGCGAGTTCTTTCGCGCTCATCCGGATGTCAACCTGCGGGTGATCGGCGAATTTCACGCGCTGGACCGCGAGCGCATGGCACGCGATGACGTTGTGGCGGCGGTCCGCTACGACCTGGGCGAATACCGGGATCTGCAGGCCACCGCATTCCTGGACGAATGGCTGATTCCGGTCGCCAGCCCGGTTTTCCTTTCTGCGCATCCGCAATTGCAGACGAAGGCCGACTTGCGCGCTCCGATGCTCCTGCATGACACCAGCCCCTGGGTCGGCGCTGGTCCGTTCGAGGAATGGGAGCATTGGCTTGGGCACGTGGGGGCGGACGTGCCCCAATTGGCCCAGGGCCATCACTACAATCTGTCGCAGCTCGCCATTGGCGCGGCGCTGGCCGGGCAGGGCATTGCCATGGGCCGTGCGGCGCTGGTGTTCGATGACCTGGCGGCCGGCAGGCTGGTCGCGCCCTTTACGCAACCGGTGCGCTCGCGCGCTTCGTATTTTTTCCTGAGCGGCATGGACCCGTCGCCCCACGTCATGCTGGTGCAGGGATGGCTTGCCGCGCAGGCGGCAGTTTTTCGTGGACGGCGTGACGCGCTTCTGGTTGGGCTTGCCGCTGCACTGCACGCGCAATAG
- a CDS encoding D-serine ammonia-lyase, with the protein MRSIQSPSSHAAEQESFFSLAALQVGLPLMWASPRPSPNLPDKEDSSIGSADVVRTGERLARFAPLLAQLFPELEAAGGIIESDLLAAPRLQEALNMPADTGTLLVKADHALPIAGSIKARGGIHEVLEHAETLALQHGLLASHEADYRVLAEPTARALFSRHQIAVGSTGNLGLAIGVMAAALGFQAVVHMSADAKEWKKERLRKRGVTVVEHAGDYAKAVAAGRAAAEADPRCHFVDDERSLSLLLGYAAAAPRLARQLVAQGRRVDAEHPLFVYLPCGVGGAPGGIALGLSQIYGEHVHCFFAEPTRSPCFLVQMLAGTPELAHLGAHPSVYDLGLDNRTEADGLAVPRASVLAAEVVRPFLAGVYTVNDEALFRHLHLAATTEGFRIEPSAAACLPGPAMLMGTAEGRAYLQREQLEHHMARSTHIAWTTGGLFVPDDEYARFRVRGALTS; encoded by the coding sequence ATGCGCTCCATTCAATCGCCTTCCTCGCATGCCGCAGAGCAGGAATCCTTCTTTTCCCTGGCTGCGCTGCAGGTCGGCCTGCCACTCATGTGGGCGTCCCCGCGCCCAAGCCCGAACCTGCCGGACAAAGAAGACTCCAGTATTGGTTCAGCTGATGTGGTTCGCACAGGAGAACGCCTGGCACGATTCGCCCCCTTGCTGGCGCAATTGTTTCCCGAACTCGAAGCCGCCGGCGGCATCATAGAGTCCGACCTGCTGGCCGCGCCGCGTCTTCAGGAAGCCTTGAACATGCCCGCCGACACCGGCACGCTGCTGGTCAAGGCAGATCACGCGCTGCCAATCGCCGGCTCCATCAAGGCGCGGGGCGGCATTCATGAAGTGCTGGAGCATGCAGAGACACTCGCCCTGCAGCACGGCTTGCTTGCCAGCCACGAAGCCGACTACCGCGTGCTGGCCGAACCCACGGCGCGCGCCCTGTTTTCCCGGCACCAGATCGCCGTGGGCTCCACCGGCAATCTCGGCCTGGCCATCGGCGTCATGGCTGCGGCCCTTGGCTTTCAGGCTGTAGTTCACATGTCGGCCGATGCCAAGGAGTGGAAAAAAGAGCGGCTGCGCAAGCGGGGCGTCACGGTGGTGGAGCATGCCGGCGACTATGCCAAAGCCGTTGCTGCCGGCCGGGCCGCCGCCGAGGCCGATCCGCGATGCCATTTCGTCGATGACGAGCGCTCGCTGTCCCTGCTGCTCGGCTACGCGGCCGCCGCGCCCCGCCTGGCACGCCAGCTCGTCGCCCAAGGCCGGCGCGTGGATGCGGAACACCCGCTGTTTGTTTACCTGCCCTGTGGCGTTGGCGGCGCGCCGGGCGGCATCGCCCTCGGGCTGTCGCAGATCTATGGCGAGCATGTGCATTGCTTTTTTGCAGAGCCGACGCGCTCACCGTGCTTTCTGGTGCAGATGCTTGCCGGCACACCGGAACTGGCACATCTGGGAGCCCATCCTTCGGTGTATGACCTCGGCCTGGACAACCGCACCGAGGCTGACGGCCTGGCCGTCCCCCGCGCCTCAGTGCTGGCGGCTGAGGTGGTGCGGCCTTTCCTGGCCGGCGTTTACACGGTCAATGACGAGGCGCTGTTCCGCCATCTGCATCTGGCGGCCACGACCGAGGGCTTTCGCATCGAACCCTCGGCCGCCGCCTGCCTGCCGGGGCCGGCCATGCTGATGGGCACGGCCGAGGGCCGGGCCTACCTTCAGCGCGAGCAGCTCGAACACCACATGGCACGCTCGACGCACATCGCCTGGACGACCGGCGGGCTGTTCGTGCCCGATGACGAATACGCGCGTTTTCGTGTGCGTGGCGCCCTGACTTCTTGA
- a CDS encoding Bug family tripartite tricarboxylate transporter substrate binding protein, producing MKSRSLLSAAVLGIGVLTALASPAWADAAYPNHPVQLVIPFPPGGATDVVGRLIGKTLGEKLGQPVVADNRAGAGTIIGATYVSKAAPDGYTLLISSGTTFTVNPAIQPKLAYDPVKSFEPIGLILLAHKDVPVNNPKEFVAAAKAEPGKYSYASFGTGTTSQFTGELILHTTGTKLVHIPYKGSAPTMTDLMGGQVPFSVDTISAAIAQLKTGKIKAIAVTTAKRSALLPNVPTFAESGFNMDADTWIAIVAPRGLPPAVRARLEKALADTVAVPEVQAKLIGAGLEPGFQSGAAVSAMIEKELPLMRAIAQRANIKAE from the coding sequence ATGAAATCTCGTTCGCTTCTGTCCGCCGCCGTCCTGGGCATCGGCGTCCTCACTGCATTGGCCAGCCCGGCCTGGGCCGATGCCGCCTACCCCAACCATCCTGTCCAGCTAGTCATTCCCTTCCCGCCTGGCGGTGCGACGGACGTGGTGGGCCGCCTGATCGGCAAGACGCTAGGCGAGAAGCTCGGCCAGCCGGTTGTGGCCGACAACCGCGCCGGCGCTGGCACCATCATCGGCGCCACCTACGTGTCGAAGGCTGCGCCGGACGGCTATACGCTCTTGATCAGCTCGGGCACGACGTTCACCGTCAATCCCGCTATTCAGCCCAAGCTGGCCTACGACCCGGTCAAGAGCTTCGAGCCGATCGGCCTGATCCTGCTGGCGCACAAGGATGTGCCGGTCAACAACCCCAAGGAATTCGTCGCCGCCGCCAAGGCCGAGCCCGGCAAGTATTCTTATGCGTCCTTCGGTACCGGCACCACGTCGCAATTCACCGGCGAGTTGATCCTGCACACCACTGGCACGAAGCTCGTTCACATTCCCTACAAGGGCAGTGCTCCGACCATGACCGACCTCATGGGCGGGCAGGTGCCGTTTTCGGTGGATACCATCTCGGCCGCCATTGCGCAACTGAAGACGGGCAAGATCAAGGCGATTGCCGTCACCACCGCCAAACGCTCGGCGCTGCTGCCCAACGTGCCGACCTTCGCCGAAAGCGGATTCAATATGGATGCAGACACGTGGATCGCCATCGTCGCGCCGCGCGGCCTGCCGCCAGCAGTCCGGGCACGTCTGGAAAAGGCACTCGCCGACACGGTCGCAGTTCCAGAAGTGCAGGCGAAGCTGATTGGCGCGGGCCTTGAGCCGGGCTTTCAGAGCGGTGCCGCTGTGAGTGCCATGATCGAAAAGGAACTACCGCTGATGCGCGCCATCGCGCAGCGTGCCAACATCAAGGCCGAATGA
- a CDS encoding amidase, with protein sequence MNAEDLIALPATEMRRMIGARQLSPVELLNACIARIEAVNPYVNAVTATCFDRARTEARAAEAAVMAGGPLGLLHGLPLGVKDLEDTEGLLTTHGSPIYRGNVPTRDNVLVARLRAAGAIVTGKTNVPEMGAGANSRNPVWGATGNPFNPNLNAGGSSGGSAAALALDMLPVCTGSDTGGSLRIPAAKCGVVGFRPSPGVVPSSRKPLGWTPISVVGPMGRTVADACLQLAATAGVSATDPLTYEVDPLSFLLPQDLDLGGLRVGYTEDFGACAVDDGIRGVFREKIAAMRHLFRSCEPLALDLGEVHHCFDVLRAEAFVAGMRSAYERDPSSLGPNPRANYEMGAAMSLLDCAWAQAEQTRILARFQAAYCDVDIILAPTTPVSPFPWMLAHATHINGEQQENYYRWLSLTYVTTLTTHPSLSLPCGTDHAGMPFGLQIVGRFRADRHTLGVAQAMERAFASSEALRRPRPNARSLRHAEPALTSIVTAPPMLGGQASGMAASAV encoded by the coding sequence ATGAATGCCGAAGATCTCATCGCCCTGCCCGCCACCGAAATGCGCCGCATGATCGGTGCCAGACAACTCTCGCCGGTTGAATTGCTCAACGCCTGCATCGCGCGCATCGAAGCCGTCAATCCGTATGTGAATGCGGTGACGGCGACCTGTTTCGACCGCGCACGCACCGAGGCGCGCGCCGCCGAGGCGGCCGTGATGGCCGGCGGACCGCTAGGCCTGCTGCACGGCTTGCCGCTGGGCGTGAAAGACCTGGAAGACACCGAAGGCCTGCTGACCACCCATGGCTCGCCGATCTACCGTGGCAACGTGCCGACCCGGGACAACGTGCTGGTGGCGCGGCTGCGCGCGGCCGGCGCCATCGTCACCGGCAAGACCAACGTGCCCGAGATGGGCGCCGGCGCCAATTCGCGCAATCCGGTCTGGGGCGCGACCGGCAACCCGTTCAACCCCAATCTCAATGCCGGCGGCTCCTCGGGCGGCTCGGCCGCAGCGCTGGCGCTGGACATGCTGCCGGTCTGCACCGGCTCGGACACCGGCGGATCGCTGCGCATCCCGGCCGCCAAATGCGGCGTGGTCGGCTTTCGCCCTTCGCCTGGCGTGGTGCCCAGTTCGCGCAAGCCACTGGGCTGGACGCCCATCTCGGTCGTCGGGCCGATGGGTCGCACCGTGGCAGACGCCTGTCTGCAACTCGCGGCGACCGCAGGCGTTTCGGCCACCGATCCGCTGACCTACGAGGTGGATCCGCTGTCATTCCTGCTACCGCAAGATCTTGATCTGGGTGGCCTTCGCGTGGGTTACACCGAGGACTTTGGCGCCTGCGCCGTCGATGACGGCATCCGGGGTGTGTTCCGCGAGAAAATCGCCGCCATGCGCCACCTGTTTCGCAGTTGTGAGCCGCTCGCTTTGGACCTGGGCGAAGTGCACCACTGCTTTGACGTGTTGCGCGCAGAAGCATTCGTCGCCGGGATGCGTTCCGCCTACGAGCGCGACCCCTCCAGCCTGGGCCCCAATCCGCGTGCCAACTATGAAATGGGCGCCGCCATGAGCCTGCTCGACTGCGCCTGGGCCCAAGCCGAGCAGACGCGCATCCTGGCGCGCTTTCAGGCGGCCTACTGCGACGTGGACATCATCCTGGCGCCCACCACACCGGTTTCACCCTTCCCCTGGATGCTGGCGCATGCGACCCACATCAACGGCGAGCAGCAGGAAAACTACTACCGCTGGCTCTCGCTCACTTATGTCACCACGTTGACCACGCACCCGTCGCTCAGCCTGCCGTGCGGCACCGACCACGCGGGCATGCCGTTCGGGCTGCAGATCGTCGGGCGCTTTCGCGCTGACCGCCATACGCTGGGCGTGGCGCAGGCGATGGAGCGGGCCTTCGCCTCATCTGAAGCCTTGCGGCGCCCCAGGCCCAATGCCCGGAGCCTGCGCCATGCCGAGCCAGCGCTGACTTCGATCGTTACCGCACCCCCGATGCTGGGCGGTCAGGCCAGCGGCATGGCGGCGTCTGCCGTCTGA
- a CDS encoding type II toxin-antitoxin system RelE/ParE family toxin, giving the protein MPLAILTTPSFARIAKKLHAKEKKILDQAVRNVADDPTIGEEKKGDLSGVFVYKFKLNNQETLLAYSLNPDKRAPDEVVLLAVGPHENFYSQLKRSS; this is encoded by the coding sequence ATGCCATTGGCCATTCTCACGACACCGTCGTTTGCCCGCATCGCGAAGAAGCTTCACGCAAAAGAAAAGAAGATATTGGACCAAGCGGTCAGGAATGTTGCCGATGATCCGACGATTGGCGAAGAAAAAAAAGGTGATCTGTCGGGGGTTTTTGTCTATAAATTCAAGCTCAACAATCAAGAGACGTTGCTGGCGTACAGCTTGAATCCTGACAAGCGGGCACCTGACGAAGTGGTGTTGCTCGCTGTGGGGCCGCACGAAAACTTCTATTCGCAACTCAAGCGATCGAGTTGA
- a CDS encoding TA system antitoxin ParD family protein: MAIALKLSDELVQDAKAVAAAEHRSVPKQIEYWARIGKAVLENPELPLRLIQDTMLSLEEAKAGRVSAYTFG, encoded by the coding sequence ATGGCTATTGCTTTGAAATTGTCGGATGAATTGGTGCAAGACGCAAAAGCCGTTGCGGCGGCCGAACACCGCTCTGTGCCCAAGCAAATCGAGTATTGGGCTCGCATCGGGAAGGCCGTTTTGGAAAACCCGGAACTTCCGCTGCGATTGATTCAGGACACGATGCTGTCGCTTGAGGAGGCCAAAGCGGGCCGGGTTTCAGCGTACACATTCGGTTAG
- a CDS encoding MarR family winged helix-turn-helix transcriptional regulator → MMTKPITRNKPGVEDRVLKHWHAAVPNDRMAHLIKDATRVFLRSLQVRLARHDVQLGHWSFLRILWEQDGLTQRELSDEAGFMEPTTVIALRSMESLGYVTREHRPDNRKNLYVFLTPKGRRLKQALVPLAEEVNAVALTGLSDGDVAATRRALLAMIDNLSQDPAITDGSKGM, encoded by the coding sequence ATGATGACCAAGCCCATTACCCGGAACAAACCAGGCGTCGAAGATCGTGTACTCAAGCACTGGCATGCAGCGGTGCCCAATGACCGCATGGCGCACTTGATCAAGGATGCGACTCGGGTATTTCTTCGTTCACTCCAGGTGCGTTTGGCCAGGCATGATGTCCAACTGGGGCATTGGAGTTTTCTGCGGATACTTTGGGAGCAAGATGGCCTGACACAGCGTGAACTGAGCGACGAGGCGGGTTTTATGGAGCCGACAACCGTGATTGCTTTACGCTCGATGGAGTCGCTCGGTTATGTCACCCGTGAGCATCGGCCCGACAATCGCAAGAACCTGTACGTTTTTCTGACGCCGAAAGGAAGGCGCTTGAAGCAAGCACTGGTCCCGTTGGCGGAAGAGGTCAATGCCGTTGCTTTGACTGGTTTGTCTGACGGCGATGTTGCGGCTACGCGTCGGGCGTTGTTGGCCATGATTGACAACCTCTCACAGGACCCAGCCATCACGGACGGCTCAAAGGGTATGTGA
- a CDS encoding Gfo/Idh/MocA family protein produces the protein MSNRSSPSLRLGIAGLGRAFTLMLPTFLNDTRVQLVAACDPREDARQQFAKDFHAPVFSDIAALAADPTVDAIYIASPHQFHAEHTRIAAAQGKHVLVEKPMALSLSECDAMIKCCADAGVHLIVGHCHSFDTPYLRARELVRGGTLGRVRMVHALNYTDFLYRPRRPEELQTEAGGGVVFSQAAHQVDIVRLLAGGNVTSVRAVTGNWDPQRATEGAYAALLWFDNGAFASVTYSGYGHFDSDEWCNWRGEMGNMKDPSAYSAARRRLATVQSSQEEAELKASGTYGGSTYSATASLDSNRPNAYQHFGPIVISCEHGDIRPLPDGLQVYGDNLRQHLPLDLPKVPRSEVIDELYAAVVANAAPLHDGQWARATLEVCLALLESAQKGADVRLGSMDCA, from the coding sequence ATGAGCAACCGCTCCTCACCATCCTTGCGATTGGGCATCGCCGGGCTCGGCCGGGCCTTTACCCTGATGTTGCCTACCTTCCTGAACGACACGCGGGTGCAACTGGTCGCGGCGTGTGATCCCCGGGAAGACGCGCGTCAGCAATTCGCCAAAGACTTTCACGCACCGGTGTTTTCCGACATTGCGGCGCTTGCGGCAGACCCAACGGTCGACGCCATCTATATCGCCAGCCCGCATCAATTCCACGCCGAGCACACGCGCATCGCCGCAGCCCAAGGAAAGCATGTGCTCGTGGAAAAGCCCATGGCCTTGAGCCTGAGCGAGTGTGACGCCATGATCAAATGCTGTGCTGATGCGGGCGTGCATCTGATCGTGGGGCACTGTCACAGCTTTGACACCCCTTATCTTCGCGCACGCGAGCTGGTGCGGGGTGGCACTCTGGGTCGCGTGCGCATGGTGCATGCGCTGAACTACACCGATTTTCTCTACCGACCACGCCGGCCTGAAGAACTGCAAACCGAAGCTGGCGGCGGCGTGGTGTTCAGCCAAGCCGCACACCAGGTCGACATCGTTCGCCTCCTTGCTGGCGGCAACGTCACCAGCGTGAGGGCAGTTACCGGCAACTGGGATCCACAACGTGCGACCGAGGGGGCCTATGCCGCGCTGCTGTGGTTTGACAATGGCGCGTTTGCCAGTGTGACTTACAGCGGCTACGGGCATTTTGACTCGGATGAGTGGTGCAACTGGCGCGGCGAAATGGGAAACATGAAGGATCCTTCGGCGTACAGCGCCGCCCGGCGACGTTTGGCCACCGTGCAGTCCAGCCAAGAAGAGGCGGAACTCAAGGCGTCAGGTACTTATGGCGGGTCCACTTACAGCGCAACAGCATCGCTTGACTCAAATAGACCAAACGCGTATCAACATTTCGGTCCCATTGTCATCAGTTGCGAGCATGGCGACATTCGGCCTCTGCCAGATGGCTTGCAAGTGTATGGCGACAATCTCCGCCAGCACCTTCCGCTAGACCTGCCGAAAGTTCCACGCTCCGAGGTGATTGATGAGTTGTACGCGGCCGTGGTCGCCAATGCAGCGCCTCTTCACGATGGTCAATGGGCGCGCGCAACGCTAGAAGTGTGCCTGGCGCTGCTAGAGTCTGCCCAAAAAGGCGCAGATGTCAGGCTTGGCTCGATGGATTGCGCTTAG
- a CDS encoding PDR/VanB family oxidoreductase, which produces MIPQTHADTQMPLRVDRAYDVAQGLRSFELVLPDGVELPAFTPGSHVKVQTPSGLLRKYSLCNAPDERHRYVITVKREEASRGGSASMHDDVKVGDILPTSVPENAFPLVDNAKSYLFIAGGIGITPMLSMIRSFGDDAPAPWKLIYLSRFAENTAFLDELGRPELKKNVKIHHSEGSPDQQFDLWPALEKPNTAHVYCCGPRGLMEAVRDMTGHWSPKNVHFESFDEGGKTLPDDKPFTVRMARTGQRFEVPVGVSILNAMREHGCNSASSCESGTCGTCRTGLLEGQADHRDMVLMPEEMDTQIMICVSRAKSAELVLDL; this is translated from the coding sequence ATGATTCCACAAACCCACGCTGACACCCAGATGCCGCTGCGTGTCGATCGCGCCTACGACGTGGCTCAAGGCCTTCGTTCATTTGAACTTGTTTTGCCCGATGGAGTCGAGCTGCCGGCTTTCACGCCTGGCTCTCACGTAAAGGTGCAAACGCCCAGCGGTCTGCTGCGCAAATACTCGTTGTGTAATGCGCCTGATGAGCGCCATCGCTACGTCATTACGGTGAAGCGGGAGGAAGCCAGCCGTGGCGGCTCGGCTAGCATGCACGACGACGTCAAGGTCGGCGACATCCTCCCCACCTCGGTGCCGGAAAATGCGTTCCCCTTGGTCGACAACGCTAAGTCGTACCTGTTCATTGCGGGTGGAATCGGCATCACCCCGATGTTGTCCATGATCCGTTCATTCGGTGACGATGCACCGGCACCGTGGAAGCTGATCTACCTCTCGCGTTTTGCTGAGAACACCGCATTTCTCGACGAGTTGGGCCGGCCAGAGCTGAAGAAGAACGTCAAGATCCACCACAGCGAGGGCAGTCCCGACCAGCAGTTTGACCTTTGGCCCGCGCTGGAAAAGCCAAACACCGCACATGTTTATTGCTGCGGTCCGCGTGGCCTGATGGAAGCGGTGCGCGACATGACGGGCCACTGGTCGCCGAAGAATGTGCATTTTGAAAGCTTTGACGAAGGTGGCAAAACACTGCCCGATGACAAGCCGTTCACGGTGAGGATGGCGCGCACTGGACAACGTTTTGAGGTGCCGGTCGGGGTTTCCATTTTGAACGCCATGCGGGAACACGGCTGCAACAGTGCTTCGTCCTGCGAAAGCGGAACCTGTGGCACTTGCCGCACCGGCCTGCTGGAAGGCCAAGCCGACCACCGCGACATGGTTCTGATGCCCGAAGAGATGGACACCCAGATCATGATCTGTGTGTCGCGCGCCAAGTCGGCTGAACTCGTATTGGATCTTTGA
- a CDS encoding Bug family tripartite tricarboxylate transporter substrate binding protein gives MTTPHFFKAIAAVSIACSALAASLASHAQQFPSKPIRLVVPYSPGGLPDTVARIVSQRLSEGLGQAVVVENKPGGSGAVAAGMIAQAPADGYTLMMTDGPMLAITPLVMKKMSYDPVKDFTPVSLVGKAPLFLAVNASVKANTLDELIAQAKASPGSMNYGSSGLGSIHHLTAEAMNHALGIKVTHVPFKGSANSIPALVGEQVHMAFASPPSLMGFVKSGKVKLLAINSSKRSPLAPTVPTLSERIPGFDFAFNVAVLAKVGTPQAIVDRLSNEFAKVVKFPDVIQKLESAGVDPIGGSSEQLATALRSETKRVQDAGKAADLKVE, from the coding sequence ATGACCACCCCACACTTTTTCAAAGCCATTGCGGCAGTCTCCATCGCATGCTCCGCACTGGCAGCGTCGTTGGCAAGCCATGCCCAGCAATTTCCATCGAAGCCGATCCGGCTGGTGGTGCCCTACTCGCCCGGAGGATTGCCCGATACCGTGGCCCGCATCGTGTCGCAACGGCTTTCGGAAGGCCTGGGGCAGGCGGTCGTGGTAGAGAACAAGCCTGGGGGAAGCGGCGCTGTTGCCGCCGGGATGATCGCTCAGGCCCCTGCCGATGGCTACACCTTGATGATGACTGACGGCCCGATGCTGGCGATCACGCCACTTGTGATGAAAAAAATGTCGTACGACCCAGTGAAAGACTTCACACCGGTCTCTTTGGTGGGAAAGGCCCCGTTGTTCTTGGCGGTAAACGCCAGTGTCAAAGCAAACACGTTGGACGAGTTGATTGCGCAAGCCAAGGCGTCGCCAGGGTCGATGAATTACGGATCGTCTGGGCTGGGCAGTATCCACCATTTGACCGCAGAGGCGATGAATCACGCACTGGGTATCAAGGTCACCCACGTGCCGTTCAAAGGCAGCGCCAACTCCATTCCGGCTTTGGTGGGTGAACAGGTTCACATGGCTTTTGCATCCCCGCCGTCATTGATGGGGTTTGTCAAATCTGGAAAGGTTAAGTTGCTGGCCATCAATTCCAGCAAGCGCTCCCCGCTGGCGCCAACCGTACCCACGCTGAGCGAGCGCATCCCTGGCTTTGACTTTGCTTTCAACGTAGCGGTCTTGGCCAAGGTGGGAACACCGCAGGCAATAGTTGATCGTCTGAGCAACGAGTTTGCCAAGGTCGTGAAATTTCCGGATGTGATTCAGAAGCTGGAGAGCGCCGGGGTCGATCCGATTGGGGGGTCGTCTGAGCAGTTGGCCACAGCACTGCGCAGCGAGACCAAACGCGTCCAGGATGCGGGCAAGGCTGCCGACCTCAAGGTCGAGTGA
- a CDS encoding substrate-binding domain-containing protein: protein MNKLQLSVAMGDYDRTRALYDGRVLIDGVDSIFMLLNPEEMFFRAMRSMDFDIAELSFSSYLVKHAKGECPYIAVPIFLSRAFRHTSIYVRKDRIAKPEDLKGRRIGVPEYQLTANVWARSILQDDFGVRPEHVTWVRGGIDTPGRPEKIKLKLPPEVHVEAAPDGTTISELLDRGEIDGFIGPRPPSASVLKNPHIGWLFDDPTAVAKDYYRRTGIFPIMHVVGIRKELAQQHPWLPGAVVKAFTQSKAAALALLGDTSATKVTLPFVEEQLKAARETMGEDYWSYGVAPARKTLEAFVRHHHAQGLSERLVGVEELFHPSTYESYSI from the coding sequence ATGAACAAACTGCAACTCTCCGTCGCCATGGGCGACTATGACCGCACCCGCGCCCTTTACGACGGCAGGGTGTTGATCGACGGTGTGGACTCGATCTTCATGTTGCTGAACCCGGAGGAAATGTTCTTCCGCGCGATGCGCAGCATGGATTTCGACATCGCTGAACTGTCCTTTTCCAGCTACCTGGTAAAGCATGCCAAAGGCGAATGCCCCTACATCGCTGTGCCAATCTTCTTGTCTCGAGCCTTCCGCCACACCTCGATTTACGTGCGCAAAGACCGCATCGCCAAGCCAGAAGATTTGAAGGGACGCCGTATTGGTGTGCCTGAATACCAATTGACCGCCAACGTTTGGGCCCGATCCATTCTGCAGGACGATTTCGGCGTGCGACCCGAGCATGTGACTTGGGTCCGCGGCGGTATCGACACCCCGGGCCGTCCTGAAAAAATCAAACTGAAATTACCGCCTGAAGTACATGTCGAGGCCGCCCCTGATGGCACCACCATTTCTGAGCTTCTCGACCGCGGCGAGATTGACGGCTTCATTGGCCCACGCCCGCCCAGCGCGTCAGTGCTGAAAAACCCCCACATCGGTTGGCTCTTCGATGACCCAACCGCGGTGGCCAAGGACTACTACCGGCGAACTGGCATCTTTCCCATCATGCATGTTGTCGGTATACGCAAAGAACTGGCTCAACAACACCCTTGGTTGCCAGGCGCCGTGGTGAAGGCCTTTACCCAATCCAAAGCGGCTGCGCTGGCGCTGCTTGGCGACACATCAGCGACCAAAGTTACTTTGCCGTTTGTGGAAGAACAACTCAAGGCAGCTCGCGAGACCATGGGTGAAGACTACTGGTCTTACGGCGTGGCTCCTGCACGTAAAACGCTGGAAGCGTTTGTTCGACACCATCATGCACAAGGCTTGTCTGAACGATTGGTGGGCGTGGAGGAGCTTTTCCATCCGTCCACCTATGAGAGCTACAGCATCTGA